GTCGAGGTGGGAGATGTGCATCGTCGGCCTTGAACCAGGATTTGCGCAtatgccgggaacgcatgcgcatctcccagagccagcgaaCAGACTAcgctggaaaccagtgggaaggcagataagtaatttaaatctttttaaaatgtattttaaatatgtttatctgTTCATTaccgggaactttcaggtcccgattgaatctcccacccatcGATTAGTaattcattccggtggggttcagactagctccccatgttcggggaactagctggagaccccgctggaatgaagggggggggtcaatcagggccccccagggtcAGGCGGTGGGAGATGGTGCCCCCCCGGTCATGGgcacccaaggggaaaagtgcccatgtccagggacaccttggcactgcccaccgggcattgagcagtgccaagggagtggggcctattgtgggagaggcctaggggtgatcagtgggggtgggggatcctgctgccacgctgcagacaggatcggtctgggatggagggggggaagcgattggggaggggggggtgtgccggggggaggggcctgtctccgggggaggtggggtgagtgggtcggagggtctgctggggtgagggggctgtggggatcgccactgctgcgggggggtgggctgtgcatTGGGGCGCTTTGGGACAGGAaagtgtcagggctggcctgggaattgctgtgggggccatgatcgggctgtgggggaagctggaggggcagcactgcgggctCCCGGGctagccagtgattgagctgggcAGCGAATGGGGAGTCTGATAGATCGggatcactgcgcatgcgcagagttccagaactgtcaggctCCGGCACGAATAGCCTCCCCCTGCAACCACTCCGCCCCCGCCACCCgagttttaatgatattcatgactgggaactctgcagtgcacagagtggggagattcaggtgagaagctgaactgacaaaatactcgggatttagaacagttttcctgccaattcagcacttttgggagaatcgcccccataattgtttttcttccttttttaTGTGTCAGTGCTGCTTGTGatgctgtcatagaatcatagaatcctacagtgcagaaggaggccatttggcccatcgagcctgcactgaccacaatctcacccaggccctatccccataacccccccatatttaccctactagtccccctggcaccaaggggcaatttagcatggccaatccatctaacctgtccagctttggacagtgggaggaaatgggagcactcggaggaaacccatgcagacacggggagaatgtgcagactccgcacagacagtgacccaaggcaggaatcgaacctgtgccGCCCTGATGCTGCCCCGATGCTGATTTATACTGAGGTTCTCAGTGTGCAAAACCTATTCCACTATCTCAATCAAATGTTTATGGTCTGGGTAGTGCATGACACCACTTCTCAACCCCAGAAAAACTGCAGGAAGCATGACCAGTCATCACccaacagggattctatgattctacgattcacaCTCATTCATTTCCAGGAAGAGTCACTGAGAGTCTTCAAGAGCAAGAAAATCTATCAGCTTTCTCTTCTCAGGAGAAACTGAGCCCAACTGTCAGGTATACAGTTTAAATAAACTAATTAAGCATGGATCAAAAATCAAAACTATAATCCTCTGGACAGAATAGCTGAGCCATTCAAAGCTCTAGCCAGCTGAGTCATCCAGAAAACTATATATCATCTCATTATGTCTCAGCATTCAGGTTTGGTGTTATAATTAGGATTCTAAAATCATTCTGATGCTGCTAACTAATAGGAATGTCAATTTCCCTTCATTTTTTTTCTAAAACAAATAGGCCAACATCGGCCAgatgtttttaaaatatatataaatgcagCATcgtcagacactgaagcagtctatgttcaaatgcacaatattcaggcttggcctgacaagtggcaagtaacattcgcgccacacaaatgccaggcaatggccatcactaataagagacaatctaaccactactccttgacattcagtggtgttaccatcgCTGAATGCCCCATACTCAACATCCTtcgggttaccattaaccagaaactcaactggacttgccacataaacacagtcgctacaagagcaggtcagaggctaggaatgctgcctcctgactccccaaagcctgcccaccatctacaaggcacaagtgtgagggaatacttcccacttgcctggatgggtgcagctccaacaacactcaggaagcttgacacaatccaggacaaagcagccgtttgattggcaccacaacaacaacatccactccatccaccaccggcgctcagtagcagcagcgtgtattatcaacaagatgcactgcagcaactcaccaaagatccttagacagcaccttccaaatccatgaccacttctatctagaaggacaagggcagatacatgggaacaccaccacctgcaagtttccctccaagccatcatgaccctgacttggaaatatatcaccattccttcacagtcgctggatcaaaatcctggaattccctccctaacagcattgtgggtcaacccacagcacatggactgccgcatttcaaaaaggcagctcaccaccaccctctcaagggcaactagggatgggcgataaatgctggccagccagcgacgcccaggtcccacaaTTGAATATAAAAAAATATACCAGGGGAGTGTCAATATATCACGGTATATATCATATATCATACTTGGTGTGGGATTAACATGAATATACAAACATAAGAACAGGGGTAGGCTATTCAGCTCCTtgtgcctgttccatcattcagttagATCGTGGTTAACCTATTTCTTCACTCTATCTAACTGCCTAGTTTGCATAACTTTTAATACATTTGCCTAATAGAATTCTATCAAACTCAGGATTGAAATTATTTAATTGATCcagatttttttgggggggaagagtgttccagatttccactcctctGCGTGAAGGAGTCTTTTCTAACTTCACCCCTGAATGATCTAGCACTAATTTTAAGCCCGTGCTCCAATGTTCTGGAGTACCTTACCAAATAAAGATATTTATCTCATCAATTCCTATAATCATCTTAAACAGCACAATTTGATAACTCCTtaatcttcaaaattcaaatgatTACAATCTTAATTTATGCAACCTGTCATCTTTTCCGAGATGCTACACCTAAAAGTGACTGCAATACTTGAGATGGGATCTGTGTTCAGCTGCAAGATAACGTATGCCCCTTCTACATCACTTATTTCTAATATATTCTCCAATGTAACTTGATATCTTCAGCAAGCTTGGGTACACAGTTCTCGATTCCTTCAAAGTATTTATAAATATGGCCAACAGCTGATATTTCAGATCCTTAGGGCACACCAGTTTGAGTACATATCCATTCTCCTGATTCCCAATCAATTCCCTATTCAAGCTAAACATGTTTCCTCATATTCAGTGTGCTCTCAATGTTGTTAACTGACTGTtatatgtggaaccttgtcaaatgtcttttggcAATCCATATAAATAACGTCCAGAGGCACCCCTTTATCGCTCTCTTATCTACCATGTGCGTTACCTCATTAAACAATTCCATCAGCTTCATTATACATATCTACCGTTTACAGATCCATGCTgcgtctctctctgctcagttcaTATTTGTCCAAATTCCCAGCCAATCTATCCCTAATAAATTCCAGTAACTCCTCCACAACAAATGTTAGACAATAGACTCGTAAGTTCCTTGTCCATCGTTTCTACTCTGAGTGAGAAGGAGATCCGAGAAGGAGATCCGGGTGTTACAACACGTTCGTTTCTGAAAGTGCACGATCAGTGCCTCCAGGCTACTGATAAGCAGTGGAGTATGAACACGCACAGCTAGGACAGCCAGCATCAATCTAAAATAACTACAGCGCTGAACGAAAATTGGACGCTGTGTCCTCATGGTGGGTAACATTGGAAACGTTCAAAGGAGTGCCACTAGCTTAAAACCCTCCATTAGACAGATAGAGCTTGCATTCAGGGCATCTGTTGGGTAGACTATTTTGAATAATTCTAAAATACGCACCATTAGGTTTGAAAGTCTGACCTGCACTTCACAAGTGGCTTACTTATGTTTCCGATAGTTAAATGATAATGCCTATAAGCTAGGGAGGCATCAGAATAGGCTAAGTGTCGACAGTTCTGTTTTATCCAGAGATGTTTGGGCTAAATGGTGTTCGTGGATTCACTCTAATAATGCACTGGGTGGATTTGTGGCTGTGGTTAATATTGCTACGTATCCGAAGTatctcatggtcatcgttagccTCTCGGAGCTTGTTTTTGATCACCTTACCAGGTTGGAGATGAAAATCGCATCCTGCtttgggatgggaggctggtaatTTAGTGGTTCGATTGAGCCACcatttccgtttttgtttcagactgttAACATTTGCCATACTTTGCTTTATACCAATAAATACATTGACCAATCGACAGGGCAATGCGACATATTAGCACACTGTACtaatgtttctgtttcagattccagcatccgcagaattttgctttttttttgctttccccTTAACCTACCCAGCTTTAAGGAGGATAGATAATCCGTATGTGCCGGAATTtaaccgcctcgcccgcccgaggccacCGAagatgccgttctgtgagcctcgcccgcccagaTTCTGGCCTTTAGTCTCTCCATGTTAACTGGAATATTTAATCCCTGGTACTGTCCATTTAACTCCGCTCCTTACCCGCTCCAAAGCCTTGGCATTTTTCTAAAAGCGCGATGCCCATAACTgcccacaatattccatctgGGATTTTACCCAGAGTTTTATAAAGGTTTAACATTTGCTTTTGTAAACTGCATCTATTAAAACACCAAGGACCCCCatatacctttttaaaaaataacttgctTCAAAGATGTGTCGGTACGGACTCGAAACGAAATAAGAGATCCCAGATCTCCCTTTTCTTGCAGTTACCTTAAAATTTTACCACTGGGTTCATATATTTCTCGCCCTCGTTCTTCCCCTCTGCTGGAAATGTACCTGGACCTTCTCCTGAAGTCTCTTACTGTCATCCTCACTGTTTCCAAGTTTCTGCATGTCTttacattttgaaattgtgcctcgCCGAACTCACTGCATTTCCAAAATGTGTACTGCGTATTTCAGAGTCTGGTGTGGGACAAGCGAGCTGACCGCGCGTTGGACAATGATTAGCCAGACCCAAAGCAGTAGCAGACAGGCAGCTTGCTTGTTTTTACCTAAAAACAAAATCGACAAACTGGACCAAAAAAAGAGAACTTACTGTGAGAGGCAGGGAACAAATCAGAAAGAGAATACTCATTAGAATCAGCAGGATGAGATGTTCCACCTCTGTTAAGTGAGTGAAGCGCTTGCGGGTGCGGGTCCCCACACTGGGGTTCATGTTGCTCATCCGCCTCTGCCTCCGGTACATTCTGGCCAAGTTCAGGGCGACAGAACCATTGCACAGCATCACGGCGAAGACCAGGATGGCCATCAGACTGGCGTAGAGCACCGAGAAGGACAGGATCCCCTCCTCGCTGGCCATGTTAAGGAAGCACCAAGTGCCCGGGCAGTACTGCTTGTTCCTCCCAAAGCCCATCAGGGGCATGGAGCAGAACAAGAGGCAGCAAGTGTAAACGGCGGGGAAGAGCAGGACCACCCGGCGTTTGGTGAAGtgttcctgacagaagaaagGGTGGCTGATTGACAGCCAGCACTCCAGGGCCATGGCGAGCAGGATGCACATCGAGGCTAAGCCGAAGAAGGTCATGGAGAAGGAGAAGTAGTCACACAGAGTGTTGTTTTCCGCCAGGGCTGTCAGGCTGCGGTTGGAGGCGTAAGATACGAACACCACTGGGCTGATGAGGCATTTTCCGAAGAGATCAGTCAGCACCAGGCCGGTGACTAGAACGTAAAAGACAGATGGGTGCTTGGTGTGCTGCTTGTGTTTGCCCAGAATGAACAGGGCGATGAAGTTACCGAGCAGCCCAGCGGTGAAGAGTAAG
This Mustelus asterias chromosome 18, sMusAst1.hap1.1, whole genome shotgun sequence DNA region includes the following protein-coding sequences:
- the LOC144506833 gene encoding prostaglandin D2 receptor-like isoform X1 produces the protein MTSCENLTYVHQDGRVLISTLLFTAGLLGNFIALFILGKHKQHTKHPSVFYVLVTGLVLTDLFGKCLISPVVFVSYASNRSLTALAENNTLCDYFSFSMTFFGLASMCILLAMALECWLSISHPFFCQEHFTKRRVVLLFPAVYTCCLLFCSMPLMGFGRNKQYCPGTWCFLNMASEEGILSFSVLYASLMAILVFAVMLCNGSVALNLARMYRRQRRMSNMNPSVGTRTRKRFTHLTEVEHLILLILMSILFLICSLPLTLRAYIGALSPDNKDNQDLNALRLASVNSIIDPWVFIIFRTSVFRKLILMCCKRFCPNTRLGSLVC
- the LOC144506833 gene encoding prostaglandin D2 receptor-like isoform X2, with the protein product MTSCENLTYVHQDGRVLISTLLFTAGLLGNFIALFILGKHKQHTKHPSVFYVLVTGLVLTDLFGKCLISPVVFVSYASNRSLTALAENNTLCDYFSFSMTFFGLASMCILLAMALECWLSISHPFFCQEHFTKRRVVLLFPAVYTCCLLFCSMPLMGFGRNKQYCPGTWCFLNMASEEGILSFSVLYASLMAILVFAVMLCNGSVALNLARMYRRQRRMSNMNPSVGTRTRKRFTHLTEVEHLILLILMSILFLICSLPLTQY